From a region of the Fusobacterium periodonticum ATCC 33693 genome:
- a CDS encoding oligopeptide ABC transporter substrate-binding protein: protein MNSKLKKLIGLFAGAMLLISCGDVNSGKADSQQDVNLNEIEQKYPAAYKNEAKVVPVDILKVAVVSPSPYKGIFNGFLYSSGIDDSFMKYTMDGAFPLNPDFTLVLDSDETPIKVTVNPEEKTVTYKINPKFKWSNGDPVTTKDIVKTYEIFANQEYIASSSSSRFNKNRKKIVGIQEYNEGKADKISGLEVIDDSTMVIHLTEITPSVYWGGNFAGEFVNAKQFEGVPMDKIIESPALRKSPLSYGPYYIKDIVQGEKVIFEANPYYYRGEPKIKTIEMEILPPSQQVAAIKSGKYDIVFDTELNIFPEIEKLDNINILTRKAMYFNYLGFHLGKWDTEKNEVITDPNSKMYDINLRKAMAYAIDNDSIAKQFFHGLAMRAPSPISPTFANLRNPEVEGFKIDLEKAKKLLDDAGFKDVDGDGIREGKDGKPFKINLAMMSGSEIQEPLSQYYIQQWKAIGLNVELVDGRLLDFNNFYDRLKADDPEIDCFFAAFGYGSDPQQVSLFGKNSQFNKARYTSETFEKALEAQISPEAMDEAKRIEIYHNYDKVFMEELPVVPQLNKMEYIVVNKRVKEYDWKYDADTKEFDWSKLEVTAKEPISDSKN from the coding sequence ATGAATAGTAAACTAAAAAAACTGATTGGTTTATTTGCTGGAGCAATGTTACTTATATCTTGTGGAGATGTAAATAGTGGTAAAGCAGATTCTCAACAAGATGTAAATCTAAATGAGATAGAACAGAAATATCCAGCAGCCTATAAAAATGAAGCTAAAGTAGTACCTGTAGACATACTAAAAGTAGCTGTAGTATCGCCTTCTCCTTATAAGGGAATTTTTAATGGTTTTCTTTATTCAAGTGGAATAGATGATAGTTTTATGAAGTACACTATGGATGGAGCTTTTCCATTGAATCCTGATTTTACATTGGTACTAGATAGTGATGAAACTCCTATTAAAGTTACTGTGAATCCTGAAGAAAAAACTGTAACATATAAAATTAATCCAAAATTTAAGTGGTCAAATGGAGATCCTGTAACAACTAAAGATATAGTAAAGACTTATGAAATTTTTGCTAATCAAGAATATATTGCAAGTTCTTCATCTTCAAGATTTAATAAAAATAGAAAAAAGATAGTAGGAATACAAGAATATAATGAAGGGAAAGCTGATAAAATATCAGGACTTGAAGTTATAGATGATTCAACTATGGTAATACACTTAACAGAAATAACTCCATCAGTATACTGGGGTGGAAACTTTGCTGGTGAGTTTGTTAATGCAAAACAATTTGAAGGTGTACCTATGGATAAAATTATAGAATCTCCTGCTTTAAGAAAAAGTCCTCTATCTTATGGACCTTACTATATTAAAGATATAGTTCAAGGAGAAAAAGTTATATTTGAAGCTAATCCTTATTACTACAGAGGAGAACCAAAAATAAAAACTATTGAAATGGAAATTTTACCTCCTTCTCAACAAGTGGCGGCAATAAAAAGTGGTAAATATGATATAGTATTTGACACTGAATTAAATATTTTCCCAGAAATAGAAAAATTGGATAATATTAATATACTTACAAGAAAGGCTATGTACTTCAATTATTTAGGATTCCATTTGGGTAAATGGGATACTGAAAAGAATGAAGTTATAACAGATCCTAATTCAAAGATGTATGATATTAATTTAAGAAAGGCTATGGCTTATGCTATTGACAATGATAGTATTGCAAAACAATTTTTCCATGGTTTAGCAATGAGAGCTCCTTCACCTATATCACCAACATTTGCTAATCTACGTAATCCTGAAGTAGAAGGATTCAAAATAGATTTAGAAAAAGCTAAAAAATTATTAGATGATGCTGGATTTAAAGATGTTGATGGTGATGGGATAAGAGAAGGAAAAGATGGAAAACCATTTAAAATTAATTTAGCAATGATGTCAGGTTCAGAAATACAAGAACCATTGAGCCAATACTATATACAACAATGGAAAGCTATAGGGCTTAATGTTGAATTAGTTGATGGAAGACTTTTAGATTTTAATAATTTCTATGATAGACTTAAAGCAGATGATCCAGAAATAGACTGTTTCTTTGCTGCATTTGGTTATGGTTCAGATCCTCAACAAGTAAGCTTATTTGGAAAAAATTCACAATTCAATAAAGCTCGTTATACATCTGAAACTTTTGAAAAAGCTTTAGAAGCTCAAATTTCTCCAGAAGCTATGGATGAAGCTAAGAGGATTGAAATCTACCATAATTATGATAAAGTATTTATGGAAGAATTACCAGTGGTTCCTCAATTAAATAAGATGGAATACATAGTAGTTAATAAAAGAGTTAAAGAATATGACTGGAAATATGATGCTGATACAAAGGAATTTGATTGGTCTAAACTAGAAGTAACAGCTAAAGAGCCTATATCAGATTCAAAGAATTAA
- a CDS encoding metallophosphoesterase: MERGTIIRKGQVKYINEDDYKRIFVVSDLHGYYDLFLKFLEKVDLQKDDLLINLGDSCDRGTQSYELYLKYYEMIKEGYNILHILGNHEDMILTAIDTLDESDIEHWYRNNGETTIESFKNVTGLSKEDFYDKEKNKFLVDFLSTFPTLIVSDKTIFAHAAYNPDLSPEEQEEYFLIWNRQNFWDRNFTGKSIYFGHTPSKKEDHTIVYYSNNCTCIDLGTYKYQKMVGVEIKSKKEYYIENCVEIEKKEEDTDEFPFR, encoded by the coding sequence ATGGAAAGAGGAACAATCATCAGAAAAGGACAAGTAAAATATATAAATGAAGATGATTATAAAAGAATTTTTGTAGTTTCAGATTTACATGGTTACTATGATTTATTTTTAAAATTTTTAGAAAAGGTAGATCTACAAAAAGATGATTTACTTATAAATCTTGGAGACTCTTGTGATAGAGGAACACAATCTTATGAACTTTATTTAAAATATTATGAGATGATTAAAGAAGGATATAATATTTTACATATTCTTGGGAATCATGAGGATATGATTTTAACAGCAATAGATACTCTTGATGAAAGTGATATTGAACATTGGTATAGAAATAATGGAGAGACAACAATAGAGTCGTTTAAGAATGTCACAGGACTTTCAAAAGAAGATTTCTATGATAAGGAGAAGAATAAGTTTCTTGTAGACTTTTTATCAACTTTTCCAACTCTTATAGTTTCAGACAAGACTATATTTGCTCATGCAGCTTACAATCCTGATTTAAGTCCAGAAGAACAAGAAGAATATTTCTTAATATGGAATAGACAAAATTTCTGGGATAGAAATTTCACAGGTAAGTCTATATATTTTGGACATACTCCTTCAAAAAAGGAAGATCATACTATAGTTTATTATTCTAATAACTGTACTTGTATAGATTTAGGAACATATAAATATCAAAAAATGGTTGGAGTTGAAATAAAGAGTAAGAAAGAATATTATATAGAGAACTGTGTTGAAATAGAGAAAAAAGAAGAGGACACAGATGAATTTCCATTTAGGTGA
- a CDS encoding class I SAM-dependent methyltransferase, with amino-acid sequence MKNFSNMDKKLIENWLEEEKNAHIQGWNFSHIYGRYEEENDLPWDYKNIIKQYLKTEYKLLDIDTGGGEFLLTLKHPFKNTSVTENYPPNVEFCKKNLVPLGINLYEIDGDSLLPFKDNEFDIVINKHGSFNVSELFRILKTGGIFITQQVGAENDKELIELLLPQTELSFPDSYLKNISKKFKETGFKILQEQEAFRPIKFYDIGALVWYAHIIEWEFPNFSVNNCLENLFKAQKILEKQGVVEGSIHRFLLVAQK; translated from the coding sequence ATGAAGAATTTTTCTAATATGGATAAAAAATTAATTGAGAATTGGCTTGAAGAAGAAAAAAATGCCCACATTCAAGGTTGGAATTTTTCTCATATATATGGAAGATATGAAGAAGAAAATGATTTACCTTGGGATTATAAAAATATTATTAAACAATATTTGAAAACAGAATATAAATTATTAGATATTGATACTGGTGGTGGAGAATTTCTTTTAACACTTAAACATCCTTTTAAAAATACAAGTGTAACTGAAAATTATCCTCCTAATGTTGAATTTTGTAAAAAAAATTTAGTTCCACTTGGAATAAATCTTTATGAAATTGATGGAGATAGTTTATTACCTTTTAAGGATAATGAATTTGATATAGTAATTAATAAACATGGTAGTTTTAATGTAAGTGAGTTATTTCGTATTTTAAAAACTGGTGGAATTTTTATAACTCAACAAGTTGGAGCTGAAAATGATAAAGAGCTTATTGAATTACTTTTACCCCAGACTGAACTTTCATTTCCAGACTCATATTTAAAAAATATATCTAAAAAATTTAAAGAAACTGGATTTAAAATTTTACAAGAACAAGAAGCTTTTCGCCCAATAAAATTTTATGATATTGGAGCTCTTGTTTGGTATGCTCATATTATTGAATGGGAATTTCCAAATTTTTCTGTTAATAATTGTTTAGAAAATTTATTTAAAGCACAAAAAATATTAGAAAAACAAGGTGTAGTTGAGGGAAGTATTCATCGTTTTTTGCTTGTCGCTCAAAAATAA